In the Apteryx mantelli isolate bAptMan1 chromosome 1, bAptMan1.hap1, whole genome shotgun sequence genome, one interval contains:
- the RERG gene encoding ras-related and estrogen-regulated growth inhibitor isoform X2: MESTYRHQATIDDEVVSMEILDTAGQEDAIQKEGHVRWGEGFVLVYDITDRGSFEEMLPLKNLLDEVKKPKNVTLILVGNKADLDHSRQVSTEEGEKLATELACAFYECSACTGEGNIMEAFYELCREVRRRKMVQGKTRRRSSTTHVKQAINKMLTKISS, translated from the exons AGTCTACATATCGTCACCAAGCTACCATTGATGATGAAGTGGTTTCCATGGAGATACTAGACACAGCTGGTCAG GAGGATGCCATTCAGAAAGAAGGACATGTCCGGTGGGGTGAAGGCTTTGTGCTGGTCTACGACATCACGGACAGAGGCAGCTTTGAGGAAATGCTGCCACttaagaacttgttggatgaagTTAAAAAACCCAAGAACGTCACTCTGATCCTGGTGGGCAACAAAGCAGATCTGGATCACTCCAGGCAGgtcagcacagaggaaggtgaaaagctGGCCACAGAACTAGCATGTGCATTTTATGAGTGCTCTGCTTGCACAGGAGAAGGCAACATTATGGAGGCCTTCTATGAGCTGTGTCGTGAGGTACGGCGTCGAAAGATGGTGCAGGGCAAGACTCGGAGACGAAGCTCCACCACCCATGTCAAGCAGGCTATTAACAAGATGCTTACCAAAATCAGCAGCTAA